One window of Tepidanaerobacter acetatoxydans Re1 genomic DNA carries:
- the murJ gene encoding murein biosynthesis integral membrane protein MurJ — MKKTALLLMIITIVSKIVGFGREITLSYFYGASNISDAFLISLTIPSVIFSFIGTGISTGYIPLYSKIEEKYGEKEGERYTNNLVNILLVLCTGIIIFGLLFTGPLIKMFASGFEGNTLELAIRFTRISLFGIYFTGLINIYGGFLRIKGNYAVPACVGFPMNFFLILSILLSSKTNVMVLAIGSVIATASQLVFLVPFMHKAGYRYEYIFDTKDEYIRRMIYIALPVIIGVSVDQINVLVDRTLASGIAVGGISALNYASKLNGFVQGMFVTTISAVMYPMISKMAVQGNFDGLKSSVSEAINLINLFVVPATFGAMLFAEPIVRLLFGRGAFDPEAISMTSIALFYYSIGMVGFGLREIISRAFYSMQDTKTPMINAAVAVSMNIILNIILSRYMGIGGLALATSLSAIFCTGLLFISLRKKVGPFGMKDTAVSFVKILVSSAGMGIAAYISYVFLLPRISRNLSLIISIFIGALVYSVIVYFIKIKEVDTLVDAAKKKLKTGA, encoded by the coding sequence ATGAAAAAAACAGCACTGCTTTTAATGATAATAACAATAGTTTCTAAGATAGTCGGGTTTGGTAGGGAGATAACCCTATCATATTTTTATGGGGCATCTAATATAAGTGATGCCTTCTTGATATCTCTTACTATTCCCAGTGTGATATTTTCTTTTATCGGGACAGGCATATCTACGGGATATATTCCTTTATACAGTAAAATCGAGGAAAAGTATGGGGAAAAGGAAGGGGAAAGGTATACCAATAATCTTGTAAATATCCTGCTGGTTCTATGTACGGGTATTATAATCTTTGGACTTTTGTTTACGGGTCCGCTGATAAAGATGTTTGCTTCCGGGTTTGAGGGAAACACCCTGGAACTTGCGATAAGGTTTACCAGGATAAGTTTATTTGGGATATACTTTACAGGCTTAATAAATATCTATGGCGGATTTTTACGGATAAAGGGAAACTATGCCGTTCCGGCATGTGTGGGCTTTCCCATGAATTTCTTTTTAATACTTTCGATATTGCTCAGCTCTAAGACGAATGTAATGGTGCTTGCCATAGGAAGCGTGATAGCAACCGCTTCTCAGCTGGTGTTTTTGGTGCCTTTTATGCATAAAGCGGGATATAGGTATGAGTATATATTTGATACGAAGGATGAATATATTAGAAGAATGATATATATTGCACTGCCGGTAATAATAGGGGTGTCGGTAGATCAGATAAATGTGCTCGTTGACAGGACTTTAGCGTCCGGCATTGCGGTAGGCGGGATTTCTGCATTAAACTATGCGAGTAAGCTCAATGGTTTTGTACAGGGGATGTTTGTTACAACCATATCTGCCGTTATGTATCCCATGATATCTAAGATGGCTGTACAGGGAAATTTTGACGGGCTTAAAAGTTCTGTATCTGAAGCCATAAATTTGATAAATTTGTTTGTTGTACCTGCTACATTTGGAGCTATGCTATTTGCAGAGCCGATAGTCAGGCTCCTGTTTGGAAGGGGAGCCTTTGACCCGGAGGCTATATCTATGACATCTATTGCACTTTTTTATTATTCTATAGGGATGGTAGGCTTTGGCCTTCGGGAAATTATATCCAGAGCCTTTTATTCCATGCAGGATACTAAGACACCGATGATTAATGCTGCTGTGGCTGTGTCTATGAATATTATCTTAAATATAATATTGTCGAGGTATATGGGTATAGGCGGTCTTGCACTTGCCACAAGCTTATCGGCTATATTCTGTACAGGGCTGCTGTTTATAAGCTTGAGGAAGAAGGTAGGGCCTTTTGGCATGAAGGACACTGCTGTTTCTTTTGTTAAAATCTTGGTATCTTCAGCAGGGATGGGAATTGCGGCATATATTTCATATGTTTTCCTGCTGCCGCGTATCAGCAGGAATTTATCTTTGATAATTTCAATATTCATAGGTGCGTTAGTGTATTCTGTAATTGTTTATTTTATAAAGATAAAAGAAGTGGATACGCTGGTAGATGCAGCCAAGAAAAAGCTGAAAACAGGTGCATGA
- a CDS encoding lactate racemase domain-containing protein, producing the protein MKNIILKSDSITDFQIDEALKESISNLNGRIKKVLLLPPDFTRYHSKAGKITQMYYDTLSRTCHVDIMPAIGTHMPMTDIEIEKMYGKYIPRERFIVHDWRNDIVKIGEVPSPFVKEVSEGLLDFSIDVEVNHRLISREYDLIISIGQVVPHEVVGMANYNKNIFVGCGGKHMINSSHFLGAVYGLERIMGKDHSPVRKVYDYAEENFFADVPLMYVLTVISQEQGENQLSGLFIGRERAVFEEAVKLSQEKNIVFLKKPLKKIVVYLDPEEFKSTWVGNKAVYRSRMAIEDNGHLIIVAPGVKQFGEDKGIDNLIRKYGYVGRDKILSLTHDNDDLQNNLSAAAHLIHGSSDGRFKITYATDKLSKTEVESVGFEYMPLKDALNKYDISKFKDGFNVVETGEEIFYISNPALGLWAYEKIFD; encoded by the coding sequence TTGAAAAATATAATCTTAAAATCTGATAGTATTACTGATTTCCAGATAGATGAGGCTTTAAAAGAATCTATATCAAATCTAAACGGAAGAATAAAAAAGGTATTACTATTGCCGCCAGACTTTACCAGATATCATTCCAAAGCCGGGAAGATAACTCAGATGTATTATGATACATTAAGCAGAACTTGTCACGTGGATATAATGCCTGCCATAGGAACACATATGCCTATGACTGATATAGAAATAGAAAAAATGTACGGCAAATACATACCGAGAGAGAGATTTATAGTACATGATTGGAGAAATGATATTGTAAAAATCGGTGAAGTGCCGAGCCCATTCGTGAAAGAGGTTTCAGAAGGGCTATTGGACTTTTCGATAGATGTAGAAGTAAACCATCGACTGATAAGCCGAGAATATGATTTAATAATATCAATAGGTCAGGTAGTGCCGCATGAGGTAGTGGGTATGGCTAATTACAATAAAAATATATTCGTAGGATGCGGCGGAAAACATATGATAAACAGTTCTCACTTTCTAGGTGCGGTGTATGGCCTTGAAAGAATTATGGGTAAGGATCATTCCCCGGTTCGAAAGGTTTACGACTATGCAGAGGAGAACTTTTTTGCAGATGTACCTTTAATGTATGTTTTAACAGTTATATCCCAAGAGCAAGGTGAAAATCAATTATCCGGACTTTTTATAGGCCGTGAAAGAGCAGTTTTTGAAGAGGCGGTTAAGCTCAGTCAGGAAAAAAATATAGTATTTCTAAAAAAACCTCTTAAAAAAATAGTGGTATATCTTGATCCGGAAGAATTTAAAAGCACATGGGTGGGTAACAAGGCTGTCTACAGAAGCCGCATGGCTATAGAGGATAATGGGCATCTGATTATTGTTGCTCCGGGTGTCAAACAGTTTGGAGAGGATAAAGGTATTGATAATTTAATAAGAAAATATGGATATGTAGGCAGAGATAAGATACTTTCCTTAACACATGATAACGATGATTTACAGAATAATTTATCGGCTGCGGCTCACTTGATTCATGGTTCATCAGATGGTAGATTTAAAATAACCTATGCGACAGATAAGCTTTCAAAAACGGAAGTAGAAAGTGTTGGCTTTGAATATATGCCGCTTAAAGATGCCCTTAATAAATATGATATTAGCAAATTTAAGGATGGTTTTAATGTCGTAGAAACTGGTGAAGAAATATTCTATATAAGCAATCCGGCACTAGGATTATGGGCATATGAAAAAATTTTTGACTAA
- a CDS encoding mannitol dehydrogenase family protein: MKLRISDLKNKHIWQNKGYELPDFDIEKVKENTLKAPIWLHFGAGNIFRAFPAALQQTLLNEGLSDKGIIVCESYDEEIIEKAYVPFDNLSLLVTLKADGTVDKKIIASIIHAMVAEDSMEELEKIFISPTLQMVSFTITEKGYSLTDSKGNYYQDILEDLNIFPQNPKTLMGTVTYLCYKRYLAGKLPIALVSMDNCSHNGSKLYSAVKTFADNWVKKGQIDKGFSDYISNSKFVSFPWTMIDKITPRPSKQVKAMLEADGFEDAEIIATAKHTYISSFVNAEQTQYLVIEEAFPNSRPPLEKAGAIFTDRQTVDKVEKMKVCTCLNPLHTILAIYGCLLGYNSIAEEMKDKHLKTFIEKAGYEEGLPVVVNPGIIKPEEFLREVIEERFPNPFVPDTPQRIACDTSQKIPVRFGETLKAYISTGKRDISTLTYIPLFFAGWLRYLMGIDDEGKPFAPSPDPMLEVLQGYIKDISLGDKGPFTDSLKPILSNSSIFGINLYEYNLASKIENMFTELVAGKGAVRKTLEKYLD; encoded by the coding sequence ATGAAACTTCGTATTTCTGACCTTAAAAACAAACACATTTGGCAGAACAAAGGTTATGAACTGCCTGACTTTGATATTGAGAAAGTAAAAGAAAATACACTAAAAGCCCCCATATGGCTGCACTTTGGAGCCGGCAACATATTCAGAGCGTTTCCCGCAGCATTACAACAGACCCTTCTTAACGAAGGCCTTTCAGACAAAGGCATTATCGTCTGCGAATCCTATGACGAAGAAATTATCGAAAAAGCATATGTACCTTTTGACAATCTGAGCTTGCTTGTTACATTAAAAGCCGATGGAACCGTAGACAAAAAAATAATAGCAAGCATAATCCATGCAATGGTTGCAGAAGACAGTATGGAAGAACTTGAAAAAATCTTTATATCCCCCACACTGCAAATGGTAAGTTTTACAATAACAGAAAAAGGATATTCACTAACCGATTCTAAAGGAAATTATTATCAGGATATTCTAGAAGATTTAAATATTTTCCCCCAAAACCCCAAAACCCTTATGGGAACAGTAACATACTTATGCTATAAGAGATACTTGGCAGGAAAACTTCCCATTGCATTAGTAAGCATGGACAACTGTTCCCATAACGGCTCTAAACTATATAGTGCTGTAAAAACCTTTGCCGACAACTGGGTAAAAAAAGGACAGATAGACAAAGGATTTTCAGATTACATATCAAACTCAAAATTCGTTTCATTCCCCTGGACCATGATAGATAAAATAACCCCCAGACCTTCGAAACAAGTAAAGGCCATGTTGGAAGCCGATGGCTTTGAAGATGCCGAAATCATAGCAACAGCAAAGCATACGTACATATCTTCTTTCGTAAATGCCGAACAAACCCAATACTTAGTAATAGAGGAGGCTTTTCCTAACTCAAGGCCGCCTTTGGAAAAAGCCGGTGCTATATTTACCGATAGGCAAACCGTAGACAAAGTTGAAAAAATGAAGGTCTGCACATGCTTAAATCCCCTGCATACAATACTTGCCATCTATGGCTGCCTCTTGGGATACAACTCGATAGCAGAGGAGATGAAGGATAAACATCTCAAGACATTTATAGAAAAAGCGGGTTATGAAGAAGGCCTTCCGGTAGTAGTAAATCCGGGCATAATTAAGCCGGAAGAGTTCTTAAGAGAGGTAATCGAAGAACGTTTTCCAAATCCATTTGTACCCGATACTCCACAACGAATAGCCTGTGACACATCCCAAAAAATTCCGGTACGCTTCGGCGAAACCCTCAAGGCATATATCTCAACCGGGAAGCGAGATATATCAACACTGACATATATACCGTTATTTTTTGCAGGCTGGTTAAGATACCTTATGGGAATAGACGATGAAGGAAAACCATTTGCCCCAAGCCCTGACCCCATGCTTGAAGTATTGCAGGGATATATAAAAGATATATCTTTGGGAGATAAAGGACCGTTTACGGATTCATTAAAGCCTATATTATCAAACAGCAGCATATTCGGCATAAATCTTTATGAATACAATCTGGCATCAAAGATAGAAAACATGTTTACAGAACTAGTGGCCGGTAAGGGGGCGGTAAGGAAGACGCTGGAGAAATACCTAGATTGA
- a CDS encoding gluconokinase, whose protein sequence is MIILALETSTSALKVAVYSSNKGFMNVKNIPYDESLSDTITQNAEGLYDALILGIKEILQSCKYQIDAISLSGIWHSLLLLDKHRKPITPIFTWADTRPIETVAKYRKNEQLWQSFYNKTGCTIHSIYPLWKIIHLKESQPEIFSKAAYFTSQLEYIFEQLTGEFIESKTIASGTGMFNIHTLDWDDDILNFAGIDRDMLCKLHEPTYSVPLKSSVAKCLNLPKGLPVIIGGADGALNQIGAGALKKGIMTLSVGTSGALRLAYDKPVLSENTSTWCYYALQGKRLAGAATSGAGNCLEWFKKKAYRDCGFSYKKLDEKAAKTDIEKAPIFLPFLYGERNPGWQDNRRASFIGLKGYHEIGDLYHAVLEGVLFNLYQCYEALTQITGEPEEIRISGGIENSPFWLQMAADIFGRDIVTSGIQHMSTVGAAVLALNALGEVKDIEKYEPTHGRTYTPNKKANKAYEKRYETYLDYYQRTDEKR, encoded by the coding sequence TTGATTATATTGGCTTTAGAAACCAGTACTTCTGCATTAAAGGTAGCTGTATATTCCAGCAATAAAGGTTTCATGAATGTAAAAAACATTCCATACGACGAAAGCTTAAGTGATACAATTACACAAAATGCAGAAGGATTATACGATGCATTAATACTTGGAATAAAAGAAATATTGCAGTCATGTAAGTACCAAATTGATGCAATTAGTCTTAGCGGGATATGGCACAGTCTTTTACTGCTGGATAAGCATAGAAAGCCGATTACGCCGATATTTACATGGGCTGATACCCGTCCTATAGAAACAGTTGCAAAGTATCGAAAAAATGAGCAGCTTTGGCAAAGCTTCTATAATAAAACCGGGTGTACCATCCACAGTATATATCCTCTATGGAAAATCATTCATCTTAAAGAATCTCAACCCGAAATATTTTCTAAAGCAGCTTACTTTACATCGCAGTTAGAATATATCTTCGAACAACTGACAGGTGAATTCATCGAATCAAAGACAATAGCATCAGGTACCGGAATGTTTAATATACACACTCTAGACTGGGACGATGATATATTAAATTTTGCTGGCATAGACCGAGATATGTTGTGCAAATTACACGAGCCCACATATTCGGTACCACTAAAATCTAGTGTAGCTAAGTGCTTAAATCTGCCGAAAGGATTACCAGTAATAATCGGCGGTGCGGATGGTGCATTAAACCAGATAGGGGCAGGAGCATTAAAAAAAGGCATTATGACGCTGTCTGTTGGAACCAGTGGCGCACTGCGATTAGCTTATGACAAGCCTGTGTTATCTGAAAATACCTCTACTTGGTGCTATTATGCCTTACAAGGAAAACGGTTGGCCGGAGCTGCCACATCAGGTGCAGGCAACTGCTTGGAATGGTTTAAAAAGAAGGCTTACAGAGATTGCGGGTTCAGTTATAAAAAGCTAGATGAAAAAGCTGCTAAAACTGATATAGAAAAAGCTCCCATATTTCTACCCTTTTTGTATGGCGAAAGAAACCCCGGCTGGCAGGATAATAGACGAGCAAGCTTTATCGGCTTAAAAGGGTATCATGAAATAGGCGATTTATATCATGCGGTGCTTGAAGGAGTATTATTCAACCTTTATCAATGCTACGAGGCGCTAACCCAAATCACTGGGGAACCAGAGGAAATAAGGATTTCAGGCGGAATAGAGAACTCTCCTTTTTGGCTCCAAATGGCAGCAGACATATTCGGTCGTGATATCGTAACATCAGGTATACAACATATGTCTACAGTAGGTGCTGCGGTGCTAGCCTTAAATGCCTTAGGAGAGGTAAAAGACATAGAAAAATATGAGCCGACACACGGCAGAACTTATACACCTAATAAAAAGGCGAATAAAGCATACGAAAAAAGATACGAAACATACCTTGACTATTACCAAAGAACCGATGAAAAGAGGTGA
- a CDS encoding nucleoside-diphosphate sugar epimerase/dehydratase, with product MVISDILIINISLYLSLILRFESDIPNEYLTLFEQTHIIVTVIALCSFLVFNLYNRIWKYASISELISIVVATSFSTLTFLGYTFMVRKTFPRSIYILFWLLLTTFVGGSRFILRTFNGVTPTFRKTEGVRNAMVIGAGEAGSMVIQEFKKHPDLRMKPVAIIDDDTNKHGMSIHGVKVLGARQVIPETVLRKNIKEIIIAMPSIDRHQIRDIVDICSKTKCKLRIVPGVYELLDGKVSIKRLRDVRIEDLLGREPVKLNLDEISGYIENKVVLVTGGGGSIGSELCRQIARFKPKELLIFDISENNVYSLEYDLKTLFPDLCYTPLIGSVRDKGRLEYVFKKYGPDVVFHAAAHKHVPMMELNATEAIKNNVFGTLNVAEAADKYGAERFTLISTDKAVNPTNIMGASKRIAEIVVQMMSMKSSTVFSAVRFGNVLGSEGSVIPLFRKQIENGGPVTVTHPEVIRYFMTIPEAVQLVIQAGALAKGGEIFILDMGEPVKIADLARDMIKLSGLEPGVDIDIEYIGLRPGEKLFEELLLNEEGITATKYKKIYIAKPTFSNVDAFEKEILNLRELLFDANAEIRDVIKKIVPTYKCR from the coding sequence ATGGTAATTTCGGATATTTTGATTATAAATATTTCGCTGTATTTATCGCTTATCCTGCGATTTGAAAGTGATATTCCAAATGAGTATTTAACACTTTTTGAACAAACTCATATTATAGTGACTGTTATTGCACTTTGCAGCTTCTTGGTTTTTAATTTATATAATAGAATCTGGAAATATGCCAGTATAAGTGAGCTTATTTCGATAGTTGTGGCAACTTCTTTTAGCACTCTTACATTTTTAGGATATACATTCATGGTTAGAAAAACCTTTCCCCGCAGCATATACATATTGTTTTGGCTTTTACTTACTACATTTGTTGGAGGAAGCAGATTTATTTTAAGAACTTTTAATGGTGTAACTCCGACTTTTAGGAAAACAGAAGGTGTCCGAAATGCTATGGTTATCGGAGCGGGTGAAGCGGGATCTATGGTTATTCAAGAGTTTAAGAAGCATCCGGATCTAAGGATGAAGCCTGTTGCTATTATTGATGATGATACAAATAAGCACGGTATGAGCATTCATGGGGTAAAGGTTTTAGGTGCACGTCAGGTAATTCCTGAAACAGTCTTGCGAAAAAATATTAAAGAGATAATAATAGCTATGCCGTCTATTGATAGGCATCAGATAAGAGATATAGTGGATATCTGCAGCAAAACCAAGTGCAAATTAAGGATTGTGCCGGGGGTATATGAACTGCTTGATGGGAAGGTAAGTATAAAAAGGCTTCGTGATGTGAGGATAGAGGACCTTTTGGGCAGGGAGCCGGTTAAGTTAAATCTGGATGAAATCTCCGGTTATATAGAAAATAAGGTGGTGCTGGTAACCGGCGGCGGTGGGTCCATAGGTTCGGAGCTGTGTCGGCAGATAGCCAGGTTTAAACCTAAAGAGCTTTTGATTTTTGATATCAGCGAAAACAATGTCTACAGTTTAGAGTATGATTTAAAAACTCTTTTTCCCGACTTATGCTATACTCCGCTGATTGGCAGTGTAAGGGATAAGGGCCGACTGGAATATGTATTTAAAAAATACGGGCCAGATGTGGTTTTTCATGCTGCGGCACACAAGCACGTGCCGATGATGGAGTTAAATGCTACTGAGGCCATAAAAAATAATGTTTTTGGAACGCTAAATGTGGCAGAAGCGGCGGATAAGTATGGTGCGGAAAGGTTTACCCTTATATCTACAGACAAGGCAGTAAATCCTACTAATATTATGGGTGCGTCAAAGCGGATTGCGGAGATTGTTGTACAGATGATGTCTATGAAAAGCAGTACTGTGTTTTCAGCTGTAAGGTTTGGGAATGTTTTGGGAAGTGAGGGGAGTGTGATTCCCCTTTTCAGAAAGCAGATAGAAAACGGAGGGCCTGTAACGGTAACTCATCCTGAAGTCATCCGATATTTTATGACTATTCCGGAAGCCGTGCAGCTTGTAATACAGGCGGGAGCCCTTGCGAAGGGCGGAGAAATATTTATCTTGGATATGGGGGAGCCGGTAAAAATCGCAGACCTTGCCCGAGACATGATAAAGCTATCAGGGCTGGAGCCGGGTGTGGATATAGATATAGAATACATAGGCCTGAGGCCGGGTGAAAAACTTTTTGAAGAGCTGCTGCTAAACGAAGAAGGCATAACTGCCACCAAATACAAGAAGATATACATCGCAAAACCGACATTCAGTAATGTTGATGCATTTGAAAAAGAGATTTTAAACCTGAGGGAGCTGCTCTTTGACGCCAACGCAGAAATAAGGGATGTAATAAAGAAAATAGTCCCGACATATAAATGCAGATGA
- a CDS encoding GGDEF domain-containing protein — protein MIDVDNFKKYNDHYGHLAGDYLLSKIGNLIQEDLRGSDILARYGGDELAIILPETGAKQALDILTRIKNKIGDYSFSLQDYKAGKDDENPDDYGQYEYKSGYDIIKEKFFRWFTNRGLNFSDLNSNFAMQVTISAGICELYDEIADKNELIKKADQALLQAKRNGKNRICLWE, from the coding sequence ATAATCGATGTTGATAATTTCAAAAAGTATAATGATCATTATGGGCATTTGGCCGGCGATTATTTATTATCAAAAATAGGAAATCTTATACAGGAAGACCTTCGCGGCAGTGATATTCTAGCACGCTATGGCGGCGATGAATTAGCGATTATACTGCCTGAAACAGGTGCCAAACAGGCTTTAGATATTCTTACGCGGATTAAAAACAAGATTGGTGATTACAGCTTTAGTCTGCAAGATTATAAAGCGGGTAAAGATGATGAGAATCCCGATGATTACGGCCAATACGAATATAAATCTGGATATGATATAATCAAGGAAAAGTTCTTTCGGTGGTTTACAAATAGAGGTTTAAATTTCAGTGATTTAAACAGCAATTTCGCCATGCAAGTGACAATAAGTGCCGGCATTTGTGAGCTTTACGATGAAATCGCAGATAAAAATGAATTAATTAAAAAAGCCGACCAAGCTCTACTGCAGGCCAAAAGAAACGGTAAAAATCGAATATGTTTGTGGGAATGA
- a CDS encoding phosphoglycerate dehydrogenase: protein MKKKILITPKSFFRARNKADEIFSQFDLDIVENNTGKTLTKQQMIELCSDVDGVIVGLDPMDEEVIRSAKNLKAISKYGVGLDNIDLKVAEELGIKVKKAEGTNTRSVAELTIGLFFALSRSIPKAVIDVKDGRWDRTIGTEIGAKVVGIIGFGAIGREVAKMSSGLEMEIMAYDPYFNDIELTRAMNVKMTNIDEILEKADFVTLHLPLNEETNKIINSKTLSKMKQTAYLVNTARGELVDEDALYEALKNGIIAGAAQDVFSQEPPDKQNKLLSLNNFILTPHIGAYTKEATERMVVISAKNLIEMLF, encoded by the coding sequence ATGAAGAAAAAGATACTAATTACTCCTAAATCGTTCTTTCGTGCAAGGAATAAAGCAGATGAAATTTTTAGCCAATTTGACCTTGATATAGTAGAAAACAATACCGGTAAAACACTGACAAAGCAACAAATGATCGAATTATGTTCGGATGTCGACGGCGTAATTGTAGGTCTTGATCCGATGGATGAAGAAGTAATCAGAAGCGCTAAAAATCTCAAGGCGATATCCAAGTATGGTGTTGGTCTTGACAATATTGATCTAAAGGTTGCGGAAGAATTAGGAATTAAAGTAAAAAAAGCAGAAGGCACTAATACCCGATCGGTAGCAGAACTTACCATAGGTTTGTTTTTCGCATTATCAAGAAGTATACCCAAGGCTGTTATAGATGTAAAAGACGGCAGGTGGGACAGGACAATCGGGACCGAGATCGGTGCAAAAGTGGTTGGAATTATAGGATTTGGCGCAATTGGCAGAGAAGTTGCAAAAATGTCGTCCGGCTTAGAAATGGAGATAATGGCCTATGACCCTTATTTTAATGATATAGAGCTTACAAGAGCAATGAATGTAAAAATGACAAATATAGATGAGATACTGGAAAAAGCTGATTTTGTAACGCTTCACTTACCATTAAACGAAGAAACGAACAAAATCATTAACAGTAAAACCTTGAGCAAGATGAAGCAAACCGCTTATCTGGTAAACACGGCAAGGGGTGAACTTGTAGATGAAGATGCATTATATGAGGCACTGAAAAATGGAATTATAGCCGGTGCAGCTCAAGATGTATTTTCGCAAGAACCACCGGATAAGCAAAATAAGCTACTCTCACTCAATAATTTTATTCTTACACCTCACATAGGTGCCTATACTAAGGAGGCAACTGAGCGGATGGTTGTAATTTCGGCAAAGAATCTAATTGAAATGTTATTTTAG
- a CDS encoding YwgA family protein — MINEFRIPWEKYGIIAYLAKAMNGNNVQFGKTSLQKIIYILQEVYQVNVGYKFILYNYGPYSADLATDLEYIAALNGVDVSWVNTGGYRIKPDSDADTFIEKSKDFLDKHKNDIDKAIETFGNLSAKELELRATIIYFVNDCGIREDSEVMDKIHQLKPYFPKDKIQSTIEELKSLGVIRL, encoded by the coding sequence ATGATAAACGAATTTAGAATTCCATGGGAAAAATATGGCATAATAGCATACTTAGCAAAAGCTATGAATGGTAACAATGTTCAATTCGGAAAAACTTCCCTGCAAAAAATTATTTATATCTTACAGGAAGTATATCAAGTTAACGTAGGTTATAAATTTATACTTTATAACTATGGTCCGTATTCAGCAGATTTGGCAACTGACCTTGAATACATTGCAGCTTTAAATGGTGTCGATGTGTCTTGGGTAAATACCGGCGGATATAGGATAAAACCGGACTCAGATGCAGATACCTTTATAGAGAAAAGCAAAGATTTTCTAGATAAACATAAAAATGATATAGATAAAGCTATTGAAACTTTTGGAAATTTAAGTGCTAAGGAATTGGAATTAAGGGCTACTATTATTTATTTTGTAAATGATTGCGGTATAAGAGAAGATTCAGAAGTTATGGATAAGATACATCAGTTAAAACCTTATTTTCCAAAAGACAAAATACAATCAACAATAGAGGAATTAAAGAGTTTAGGTGTTATTAGGCTTTGA
- a CDS encoding GAF domain-containing protein: protein MHASSYNLTETDLIKKTFRVGEGIVGSVAKQGKAILLQDAEKDRRYVICVHGTKSQMTMPLKAGSEVLGVILLGSYEVEKFKNKDIILLNNIAGEIGLAINNVWLTRKLKEEKESVVILYETAKQLAESIDLDDVAEIGVKRCQLSYNRC from the coding sequence ATACATGCATCATCTTATAATTTAACGGAAACTGATTTGATTAAAAAAACATTTAGGGTAGGTGAGGGCATCGTTGGGTCAGTGGCAAAGCAAGGTAAAGCCATACTTTTACAAGATGCCGAAAAGGACAGGCGCTATGTAATTTGTGTTCATGGAACAAAGTCGCAGATGACGATGCCGCTTAAGGCAGGCAGTGAAGTTTTAGGTGTTATTTTATTAGGAAGTTATGAAGTAGAAAAGTTTAAGAATAAAGATATCATTTTGCTGAATAATATTGCAGGTGAGATTGGGCTTGCTATAAACAATGTATGGCTGACCAGAAAATTAAAGGAAGAAAAGGAAAGCGTGGTAATTCTCTATGAAACGGCCAAACAATTGGCTGAAAGTATTGATTTAGATGATGTGGCCGAGATAGGGGTAAAAAGATGTCAGCTTAGCTATAATCGATGTTGA